In Nocardioides sp. InS609-2, a single genomic region encodes these proteins:
- the dapF gene encoding diaminopimelate epimerase, translating into MTYAFLKGHGTENDFVLLPDHDGSVHGELDAARVRALCDRRAGLGADGVLRVIRSVAMGVDGPEWFMDYRNADGSASEMCGNGIRVFVRHLVDDGLATLPVEIGTRAGVKTIDGDGDLLTADLGSPRTLGGTLVGVGDLSWPALHVDMGNPHAVAFVDDLADAGHLLAPPDHDHAIYPHGVNVEFVVRRGDRHVAMRVHERGAGETRSCGTGAGAVMVASALADRAERPVTYRVDVPGGELAVTWTADDHVLLTGPAVVVASGVTDI; encoded by the coding sequence GTGACCTACGCGTTCCTCAAGGGCCACGGCACCGAGAACGACTTCGTGCTGCTGCCCGACCACGACGGCTCCGTGCACGGCGAGCTCGACGCTGCCCGGGTGCGCGCCCTGTGCGACCGCCGGGCCGGGCTGGGTGCCGACGGTGTGCTGCGGGTCATCCGGTCGGTCGCGATGGGCGTCGACGGTCCGGAGTGGTTCATGGACTACCGCAACGCCGACGGGTCGGCCAGCGAGATGTGCGGCAACGGCATCCGGGTGTTCGTGCGCCACCTCGTCGACGACGGGCTGGCCACGCTGCCGGTCGAGATCGGCACGCGCGCGGGCGTCAAGACCATCGACGGTGACGGCGACCTGCTCACGGCAGACCTCGGCAGCCCGCGCACGCTCGGCGGGACCTTGGTCGGCGTCGGCGATCTGTCCTGGCCGGCGCTGCACGTCGACATGGGCAACCCGCATGCCGTGGCCTTCGTCGACGACCTGGCCGACGCCGGGCACCTGCTCGCGCCGCCCGACCACGACCACGCGATCTACCCGCACGGAGTCAACGTCGAGTTCGTCGTACGACGCGGCGACCGCCATGTCGCCATGCGCGTGCACGAGCGTGGCGCGGGCGAGACCCGCAGCTGCGGCACCGGCGCCGGTGCGGTGATGGTGGCCAGTGCGCTGGCTGACCGTGCAGAGCGCCCGGTGACCTACCGGGTCGACGTACCCGGGGGCGAGCTGGCGGTCACCTGGACCGCCGACGACCACGTGCTGCTCACCGGCCCGGCCGTCGTGGTGGCCAGCGGCGTGACCGATATCTGA
- a CDS encoding SDR family NAD(P)-dependent oxidoreductase gives MDITGASALVTGAASGIGAAVARRLAANGAHVVVADVQDEKGEALAAEIGGVFAHVDVTDTEQIKAAVARAGELGPLRVLVNSAGIGPAARTVGRDGTVESAHDLEMYKLVIAINLIGTFDAIRVAGTAMGLLEPTETGERGVIVNMASVAAFDGQIGQAAYSSSKGGIVGMTLPVARDLAAIGVRVNTVAPGLIDTPIYGEGEQAEAFKAKLGESVLFPKRLGQPDELASMVIECVTNSYMNGETVRVDGGIRMPPK, from the coding sequence ATGGACATCACCGGAGCTTCCGCCCTCGTCACCGGCGCCGCCTCGGGCATCGGCGCAGCCGTCGCCCGCCGGCTAGCAGCCAATGGCGCACACGTCGTCGTCGCCGACGTACAGGACGAGAAGGGCGAGGCTCTAGCCGCCGAGATCGGGGGCGTGTTCGCGCACGTCGACGTCACCGACACCGAGCAGATCAAGGCCGCCGTGGCCAGGGCCGGCGAGCTCGGCCCGCTGCGCGTGCTGGTCAACTCCGCCGGCATCGGTCCGGCTGCCCGCACGGTCGGCCGTGACGGCACAGTCGAGTCGGCCCACGACCTGGAGATGTACAAGTTGGTCATCGCGATCAACCTGATCGGCACGTTCGACGCGATCCGGGTCGCCGGCACCGCGATGGGCCTCCTCGAGCCGACCGAGACCGGCGAGCGCGGCGTGATCGTCAACATGGCCAGCGTGGCGGCGTTCGACGGCCAGATCGGGCAGGCGGCGTACTCCTCCTCCAAGGGCGGCATCGTCGGCATGACCCTTCCAGTGGCCCGCGACCTCGCGGCGATCGGCGTGCGCGTCAACACGGTGGCGCCCGGCCTGATCGACACCCCGATCTACGGCGAGGGCGAGCAGGCCGAGGCGTTCAAGGCCAAGCTGGGGGAGTCGGTGCTGTTCCCGAAGCGCCTTGGTCAGCCCGACGAGCTGGCGAGCATGGTCATCGAGTGCGTCACCAACTCGTACATGAACGGTGAGACGGTGCGCGTCGACGGCGGCATCCGGATGCCACCAAAGTGA
- a CDS encoding NAD(P)H-dependent oxidoreductase — protein MSEHITVLTPVWWGSVPAVLKGFLDRALIIEWAFSYQENGRPEGLLHGRTGRLIVTSDSPRWYLPFVGDSTVKQIKGRTMEFCGIKPVTVTRFADVRNATDAKRAGWLEQSRALGEVDAGARTQTKVATPA, from the coding sequence TTGAGCGAGCACATCACCGTGCTCACCCCGGTCTGGTGGGGCTCGGTGCCTGCAGTGCTCAAGGGTTTCCTGGACCGCGCGCTGATCATCGAGTGGGCGTTCAGCTACCAGGAGAACGGACGACCGGAGGGTCTGCTGCACGGCCGCACCGGCCGGTTGATCGTCACCTCGGACTCGCCCCGTTGGTACCTCCCGTTCGTCGGTGACTCCACCGTCAAGCAGATCAAGGGCAGGACGATGGAGTTCTGCGGGATCAAGCCGGTGACCGTCACCCGCTTCGCCGACGTACGCAACGCCACTGACGCGAAGCGCGCCGGGTGGCTGGAGCAGAGCCGGGCGCTGGGCGAAGTCGACGCAGGTGCCAGGACGCAGACGAAGGTGGCTACCCCCGCCTGA
- a CDS encoding TetR/AcrR family transcriptional regulator gives MSRSSATYHHGNLQAALEDAALSLLATQPAAKISLREVARRAGVSHNAPYHHFGDRAALLGALGVRAMADLLAAQEDAVAAHTEPVERLRALGAAYVGYAADHPQAFALVFDPEYCAVGAPSAEMVPLIARNEELLGGEVAALVAEPGYAGRDPLALAAALWSTVHGMAQLIMLGHLPREAAEPALEALLV, from the coding sequence GTGTCAAGATCCAGCGCGACCTATCACCACGGCAATCTGCAGGCGGCCCTCGAGGACGCCGCGCTCTCACTGCTCGCGACCCAGCCGGCGGCCAAGATCAGCCTCCGCGAGGTCGCACGGCGCGCGGGCGTGAGCCACAACGCGCCGTACCACCACTTCGGCGACCGGGCCGCGCTGCTCGGCGCCCTCGGAGTCCGCGCGATGGCAGACCTGCTCGCCGCCCAGGAGGACGCGGTCGCGGCGCACACCGAACCCGTCGAGCGGCTGCGCGCGCTGGGCGCGGCCTACGTCGGGTACGCCGCTGACCACCCGCAGGCGTTCGCGCTGGTGTTCGACCCGGAGTACTGCGCGGTCGGTGCACCATCGGCCGAGATGGTGCCGCTGATCGCCCGCAACGAGGAACTGCTGGGTGGCGAGGTGGCCGCACTCGTCGCCGAGCCCGGCTACGCAGGCCGGGACCCCCTGGCGCTGGCCGCGGCGCTGTGGTCGACCGTGCACGGCATGGCCCAGCTGATCATGCTCGGGCACCTGCCGCGCGAGGCCGCCGAGCCGGCGCTTGAGGCCCTGCTCGTGTGA
- the hflX gene encoding GTPase HflX, whose product MTNAPDFTLDTELAATEGWDEEGDAYERVSADGPDPEADPTIGAQDLAERHALRRVDGLRTELEDITEVEYRQLRLERVVLVGVWTEGTVADAENSMAELALLAETAGSEVLEAIYQRRQKPDPATYIGRGKVDGLREIVQATGADTVILDGDLAPSQLRNLEDKLKVKAIDRTALILDIFAQHAKSKEGQAQVELAQLNYMKQRLRGWGGNLSRQAGGRVGADGGGIGGRGPGETKIETDRRRINTKIAKLRRELKDLKGTRETKRQERVRHHIPSVAIAGYTNAGKSSLLNRLTNAGVLVDDSLFATLDATTRRTTTTDGRVYTMSDTVGFVRHLPHQLIEAFRSTLEEVGDSDLILHVVDGSHPDPEGQLAAVREVLAEIKADRVPELVVINKADAADPMVIARLRQREPHSVVVSARTGVGIADALAVIESELPRPDVAFAALLPYERGDLLNRIHQQGEIATLEHTADGTHVTGRANDDLAGELAAYAV is encoded by the coding sequence ATGACGAACGCACCTGACTTCACGCTCGACACCGAGCTGGCCGCCACCGAGGGCTGGGACGAAGAAGGCGACGCCTACGAGCGCGTCTCCGCCGACGGCCCCGATCCGGAAGCCGACCCCACGATCGGCGCCCAGGACCTCGCCGAGCGCCACGCGCTCCGCCGGGTCGACGGCCTGCGCACCGAGCTCGAGGACATCACCGAGGTCGAGTACCGCCAGCTCCGGCTGGAGCGCGTCGTACTCGTCGGTGTCTGGACCGAGGGCACCGTCGCCGACGCCGAGAACTCCATGGCCGAGCTCGCCCTGCTCGCCGAGACTGCCGGCTCCGAGGTGCTCGAGGCGATCTACCAGCGCCGCCAGAAGCCCGACCCCGCGACGTACATCGGGCGCGGCAAGGTCGACGGACTCCGCGAGATCGTGCAGGCGACCGGCGCCGACACCGTGATCCTCGACGGTGACCTGGCGCCCAGCCAGCTGCGCAACCTGGAGGACAAGCTCAAGGTCAAGGCGATCGACCGGACCGCGCTGATCCTCGACATCTTCGCCCAGCACGCGAAGTCCAAGGAGGGCCAGGCGCAGGTCGAACTCGCCCAGCTCAACTACATGAAGCAGCGGCTGCGCGGCTGGGGTGGCAACCTCTCCCGTCAGGCCGGTGGCCGCGTCGGCGCCGACGGTGGCGGCATCGGTGGCCGTGGCCCCGGTGAGACCAAGATCGAGACCGACCGGCGGCGCATCAACACCAAGATCGCCAAGCTGCGCCGCGAGCTCAAGGACCTCAAGGGCACCCGCGAGACCAAGCGCCAGGAGCGGGTCCGCCACCACATCCCCAGCGTCGCGATCGCCGGCTACACCAACGCCGGCAAGTCGTCGTTGCTCAACCGGCTCACCAACGCCGGCGTGCTGGTCGACGACTCGCTGTTCGCGACGCTCGACGCCACCACCCGTCGTACGACGACCACTGACGGCCGCGTCTACACGATGTCCGACACCGTCGGTTTCGTGCGTCACCTGCCGCACCAGCTGATCGAGGCGTTCCGCTCGACGTTGGAGGAGGTCGGCGACTCCGACCTGATCCTGCACGTCGTCGACGGCTCGCACCCCGACCCCGAGGGCCAGCTGGCTGCGGTGCGTGAGGTGCTCGCCGAGATCAAGGCCGATCGGGTGCCCGAGCTCGTCGTGATCAACAAGGCCGACGCCGCCGACCCGATGGTGATCGCCCGCCTGCGACAGCGCGAGCCGCACTCAGTCGTGGTCAGCGCTCGCACGGGTGTCGGCATCGCCGACGCGTTGGCCGTCATCGAGAGCGAGCTACCGCGACCCGACGTCGCCTTCGCGGCGCTGCTGCCCTACGAGCGCGGCGACCTGCTCAACCGCATCCATCAGCAGGGCGAGATCGCCACCCTCGAGCACACCGCCGACGGCACCCATGTCACCGGCCGCGCCAACGACGACCTTGCGGGCGAGCTCGCGGCGTACGCCGTCTGA
- the ggt gene encoding gamma-glutamyltransferase: MSNSPVTPRSLLVPGLALALAGSLALTATQASAQDSGKREAAAPPARQQAGGLAKQATATGYGGAVSSVDPTATRVGLKVLKQGGNAVDAAVATAAALGVTEPYSAGIGGGGYFVYYNAKKQKVSTIDGRETAPAAMKGDAFIDKATGKPYNFTPELVTSGVSVGVPGTLATWDRAMRKWGTLDLAGAMKPARKVARKGFRVDDTFRSQTLDNKVRFDAFTSTRELYLPGGDAPAVDSVFKNKALARTYAIIARKGIKAFYNGKLSGEIVKAVTAPPKTSTTKLPVPVGSMTRADLKNYKAIPQKPSKVGYRGYDVYGMAPSSSGGSTVGEALNILEQYDVGSMSDADALHRYLEASALAFADRGKYLGDPRFVDVPLDNLLSDTFAKERACSIDPAKALTKPVAAGDVAAYDGVCTPAAAQNGAVDTDTENISTTNLTVTDKDGNVVEYTLTIEQTGGSGIVVPHRGFLLNNELTDFSTVYVAADPNRIQPGKRPRSSMSPTIILKDRKPFLALGSPGGSTIITTVLQMIFNRIDRDMTVQEAIAAPRATQRNTANVTAEPAFITAYDALLKPLGHKLVPAGDAFTSAAEIGAATAIEFGRKGKVTAVAEPVRRGGGAAGVVSKRRR, from the coding sequence ATGTCCAACAGTCCAGTCACTCCACGGTCCCTGCTCGTACCCGGCCTGGCCCTGGCACTCGCCGGCTCGCTCGCCCTCACCGCGACCCAGGCCTCGGCGCAAGACAGCGGCAAGCGCGAAGCGGCTGCGCCGCCCGCGCGCCAGCAAGCCGGGGGCCTGGCCAAGCAGGCCACGGCGACCGGCTACGGCGGCGCCGTCAGCAGCGTCGACCCGACGGCCACGCGCGTCGGCCTCAAGGTGCTCAAGCAGGGCGGCAACGCGGTCGACGCCGCGGTGGCCACGGCCGCCGCCCTCGGCGTGACCGAGCCCTACAGCGCCGGCATCGGCGGTGGCGGCTACTTCGTCTACTACAACGCCAAGAAGCAGAAGGTCTCCACCATCGACGGACGCGAGACCGCGCCGGCGGCGATGAAGGGCGACGCGTTCATCGACAAGGCGACCGGCAAGCCCTACAACTTCACGCCCGAGCTGGTCACCAGCGGCGTCTCGGTCGGCGTGCCCGGCACCCTTGCCACCTGGGACAGGGCGATGCGCAAGTGGGGCACCCTCGACCTGGCCGGCGCCATGAAGCCCGCCAGGAAGGTCGCCCGCAAGGGCTTCCGGGTCGACGACACGTTCCGCTCGCAGACACTGGACAACAAGGTGCGTTTCGACGCGTTCACGTCCACGCGCGAGCTGTACCTGCCGGGCGGCGACGCGCCGGCCGTCGACTCGGTGTTCAAGAACAAGGCGCTCGCCCGCACCTACGCCATCATCGCCCGCAAGGGCATCAAGGCGTTCTACAACGGCAAGCTCTCGGGCGAGATCGTGAAGGCGGTGACCGCGCCGCCGAAGACCAGCACCACCAAGCTGCCGGTGCCGGTCGGCTCCATGACGCGCGCTGACCTCAAGAACTACAAGGCCATCCCGCAGAAGCCGAGCAAGGTGGGCTACCGCGGCTACGACGTCTACGGCATGGCGCCGTCGTCGTCGGGCGGCTCGACGGTCGGCGAGGCACTCAACATCCTCGAGCAGTACGACGTCGGCTCCATGTCTGACGCCGACGCGCTACACCGCTACCTCGAGGCCAGTGCCCTGGCGTTCGCCGACCGCGGCAAGTACCTCGGCGACCCGAGGTTCGTCGACGTCCCGCTCGACAACCTGCTGAGCGACACCTTCGCCAAGGAGCGGGCCTGCTCGATCGACCCGGCCAAGGCGCTCACCAAGCCGGTCGCGGCCGGTGACGTCGCGGCGTACGACGGAGTGTGCACGCCGGCTGCGGCCCAGAACGGCGCCGTCGACACCGACACCGAGAACATCTCGACGACCAACCTGACCGTGACCGACAAGGACGGCAACGTCGTCGAGTACACCCTCACGATCGAGCAGACCGGTGGCTCGGGCATCGTCGTACCCCACCGCGGATTCCTGCTCAACAACGAGCTGACCGACTTCTCCACGGTGTACGTCGCGGCCGACCCCAACCGCATCCAGCCCGGCAAGCGTCCGCGCTCGTCGATGTCGCCGACCATCATCCTCAAGGACCGGAAGCCGTTCCTGGCGCTCGGTTCGCCCGGTGGCTCGACGATCATCACCACGGTGCTGCAGATGATCTTCAACCGCATCGACCGCGACATGACGGTGCAGGAGGCCATCGCGGCGCCGCGTGCCACCCAGCGCAACACCGCCAACGTCACCGCCGAGCCGGCCTTCATCACGGCGTACGACGCGTTGCTCAAGCCGCTGGGTCACAAGCTGGTGCCCGCAGGGGACGCGTTCACCAGCGCCGCCGAGATCGGTGCCGCGACCGCCATCGAGTTCGGAAGGAAGGGCAAGGTCACCGCCGTGGCCGAGCCTGTACGACGTGGTGGTGGCGCCGCGGGCGTGGTCTCCAAGAGGCGCCGCTGA
- the secD gene encoding protein translocase subunit SecD, producing MSRGALVRLLLVLGLLGGCAALALTVKPNLGLDLRGGAQFVFQATGTEEAPANAENVDKTLEVLRGRVDALGVAESTLVRQGENRILVELPGVTNDEEAQQAEERIGQTAQLSAHPVITSLRAEPTEEQLAKAEEQDRQILPSDQGDFLEIGPTALAGEDITGADGLQREQAVGYVVVLSFSGAGGDAWADITGKAACNPLGDPKRRVAIVLDKQIITSPEVNEGVGCDVGIQGGGTDITGDFSLTEAQDLAALIEGGALPLELELISDRLVGPTLGAQAIDASLEAGVLGIILTGLFIIFVYRLVGAMATMALASYALLAYAMLLALGSTLTLPGLAGFVLAIGMAIDANVLVFERAREEYTAYPSAGLRRALAMGFNKAWSAIIDSNVTTLLAAGLLFLLGSGPIKGFGVTLSIGVVASMISALIIARVLAEICVATKFVERRPMLSGLGNIGRVRTWLDNKEPDLMGKRKLWLGISGAALVLALTGIFTQGLNMGVEFTGGRQLDYSVSKTISVDDARAAIADAGFPQAVVQGADTADFTVRTGEITNDEVQQIEDALAAVGGDVDKVDDQTIGAALGDELRDRALIAFGVALLVQLIYLAFRFKWTFGVSAVVAMFHDVVLVVGLFAWLQKPIDGVFLAAAMTIIGLSINDTVVVFDRIRERWHNSRPEDKFTFLANKAAVETMPRTVNTGLGSMFILAALAILGGDSLRDFAIALLVGLVVGTYSSVFTATPLLTYFQGEWPMSRVKREKMVRTPDDSGAVI from the coding sequence ATGTCTCGCGGTGCGCTAGTCCGTCTCCTGCTTGTCCTCGGCCTCCTCGGCGGATGTGCGGCCCTCGCGCTGACGGTGAAGCCCAACCTGGGGCTCGACCTCCGGGGCGGCGCACAATTCGTCTTCCAGGCGACCGGCACTGAAGAAGCTCCTGCCAACGCCGAGAACGTCGACAAGACGCTCGAGGTCCTGCGCGGCCGCGTGGACGCCCTCGGCGTCGCCGAGTCGACGCTGGTCCGCCAGGGCGAGAACCGGATCCTCGTCGAGCTCCCGGGCGTCACCAACGACGAGGAGGCGCAGCAGGCCGAGGAGCGCATCGGCCAGACGGCCCAGCTCTCGGCCCACCCGGTCATCACGAGCCTGCGGGCCGAGCCCACCGAGGAGCAGCTGGCCAAGGCCGAGGAGCAGGACCGCCAGATCCTGCCCTCCGACCAGGGCGACTTCCTCGAGATCGGTCCGACCGCCCTCGCCGGCGAGGACATCACTGGCGCCGACGGGCTCCAGCGGGAGCAGGCCGTCGGCTACGTCGTGGTGCTCAGTTTCAGCGGTGCCGGGGGTGACGCGTGGGCCGACATAACCGGCAAGGCCGCCTGCAACCCGCTGGGCGACCCCAAGCGTCGCGTGGCCATCGTGCTCGACAAGCAGATCATCACCTCGCCCGAGGTCAACGAGGGGGTGGGCTGTGATGTCGGCATCCAGGGCGGCGGCACGGACATTACGGGCGACTTCTCCCTGACCGAGGCCCAGGACCTGGCCGCCCTCATCGAGGGCGGCGCGCTGCCCCTCGAGCTCGAGCTGATCTCGGACCGCCTGGTCGGCCCGACCCTCGGCGCCCAGGCGATCGACGCCTCGCTCGAGGCCGGCGTCCTCGGCATCATCCTGACTGGCCTCTTCATCATCTTCGTCTACCGCCTCGTCGGCGCGATGGCCACGATGGCGCTCGCGTCGTACGCCCTGCTCGCCTACGCCATGCTGCTGGCGCTCGGCTCGACGCTGACCCTGCCGGGTCTGGCGGGCTTCGTGCTCGCCATCGGCATGGCGATCGACGCCAACGTGCTCGTCTTCGAGCGTGCGCGCGAAGAGTACACCGCCTACCCGTCGGCCGGCCTTCGGCGCGCCCTCGCGATGGGCTTCAACAAGGCGTGGAGCGCCATCATCGACTCCAACGTCACCACCCTGCTCGCCGCCGGCCTGCTCTTCCTGCTCGGCTCCGGCCCGATCAAGGGCTTCGGCGTCACCCTGTCGATCGGTGTCGTCGCGTCGATGATCTCCGCGCTGATCATCGCCCGGGTGCTGGCGGAGATCTGCGTCGCGACCAAGTTCGTCGAGCGGCGGCCGATGCTCAGCGGTCTCGGCAACATCGGTCGCGTCCGGACCTGGCTGGACAACAAGGAACCCGACCTGATGGGCAAGCGCAAGCTGTGGCTCGGCATCTCGGGCGCCGCGCTGGTGCTGGCCCTGACCGGCATCTTCACCCAGGGTCTCAACATGGGCGTGGAGTTCACCGGTGGGCGCCAGCTCGACTACTCCGTGAGCAAGACCATCTCGGTCGACGACGCGCGTGCGGCGATCGCCGACGCCGGCTTCCCCCAGGCGGTCGTGCAGGGCGCTGACACCGCCGACTTCACGGTGCGTACGGGCGAGATCACAAACGACGAGGTGCAGCAGATCGAGGACGCGCTCGCCGCCGTCGGTGGCGACGTGGATAAGGTCGACGACCAGACGATCGGCGCCGCCTTGGGCGACGAGCTGCGCGACAGGGCACTGATCGCGTTCGGTGTGGCGCTGCTGGTCCAGCTCATTTATCTCGCGTTCCGGTTCAAGTGGACCTTCGGGGTCTCCGCCGTGGTCGCGATGTTCCACGACGTGGTCCTGGTGGTCGGGCTGTTCGCCTGGCTGCAGAAGCCCATCGACGGCGTCTTCCTGGCCGCGGCGATGACGATCATCGGCCTGTCGATCAACGACACCGTCGTCGTGTTCGACCGCATCCGCGAGCGCTGGCACAACTCGCGCCCCGAGGACAAGTTCACCTTCCTGGCCAACAAGGCCGCGGTCGAGACGATGCCGCGGACGGTCAACACCGGCCTCGGGTCGATGTTCATCCTCGCGGCGCTTGCCATCCTCGGTGGCGACTCGCTGCGCGACTTCGCGATCGCGCTGCTCGTGGGTCTCGTCGTCGGGACCTACTCCTCGGTGTTCACCGCCACACCGCTGCTCACTTACTTCCAGGGGGAGTGGCCGATGAGCCGCGTCAAGCGGGAGAAGATGGTCCGCACCCCCGACGACTCCGGCGCCGTGATCTGA
- the secF gene encoding protein translocase subunit SecF translates to MVLDGEIISSPSVNVPCGGSIRDTTDITGSFTLTEAKDLSVLIEGGALPLPVEVIEQRVVGPTLGKAAIDASWQAGLIGLLLTGLFIAGVYWFVGLLAALALTSYALLAYAMLVGLGSTLTLPGLAGFVLAIGLAIDANVLVFERAREEYAANPSAGLRRALTIGFNKAWSAIIDSNVTTLLAAALLFILGSGPIKGFGVTLSIGVVASMISALVIARVLTEIGVSNRWVEQRPGFSGIGSVGRVRLWLERRDPDLMSRRALWLAVSGAALVFAVSGIVSQGLNLGVEFTGGRVLEYSTTTPISADRAREVVSEVGYPEATVQESDDDKITVRTGQISDDEAIKIETAIGDAAGGATKERDEKIGASLGTELRDKALIALGIALLVQMVYLAFRFKWTFGVAAVLAMFHDVVIVTGVFAWLGKPIDGIFLAAALTIVGLSVNDTVVVFDRVRERWQGSRPEQTFNRLANKAAVETMPRTVNTGLGAMFILAALAVLGGDSLRDFAIALLLGLIIGTYSSVFTATPLVTYFQERWPMSRAAKVPRTSEPRDSGAVI, encoded by the coding sequence ATCGTGCTCGACGGCGAGATCATCTCCTCCCCGAGCGTGAACGTGCCGTGTGGTGGCTCCATCAGGGACACCACCGACATCACCGGCTCGTTCACCCTCACCGAGGCCAAGGATCTCTCCGTCCTGATTGAGGGCGGCGCCCTGCCACTGCCCGTCGAGGTCATCGAGCAGCGCGTCGTCGGCCCGACGCTCGGCAAGGCCGCCATCGACGCTTCGTGGCAGGCGGGCTTGATCGGGCTGCTGCTGACCGGCCTCTTCATTGCCGGTGTCTACTGGTTCGTCGGCCTCCTCGCGGCGCTCGCGCTGACGTCGTACGCGCTGCTCGCCTACGCCATGCTCGTCGGCCTCGGCTCGACCCTGACGCTGCCCGGCCTGGCCGGCTTCGTGCTCGCGATCGGTCTGGCCATCGACGCCAACGTGCTGGTCTTCGAGCGCGCCCGTGAGGAGTACGCCGCCAACCCGTCCGCCGGCCTGCGACGAGCACTGACGATCGGCTTCAACAAGGCGTGGAGCGCCATCATCGACTCCAACGTCACCACGCTGCTTGCGGCGGCGCTGCTCTTCATCCTGGGTTCGGGTCCGATCAAGGGCTTCGGTGTCACGCTGTCGATCGGTGTGGTGGCCTCCATGATCTCGGCGCTGGTGATCGCCCGAGTGCTCACCGAGATCGGTGTCTCCAACCGCTGGGTCGAGCAGCGACCGGGGTTCAGCGGCATCGGCTCGGTCGGCAGGGTCCGCCTCTGGCTCGAGCGCCGCGACCCCGACCTGATGTCGCGCCGTGCGCTGTGGCTGGCCGTCTCCGGTGCGGCCCTGGTGTTCGCCGTGTCGGGCATCGTCAGCCAGGGGCTCAACCTGGGTGTCGAGTTCACCGGTGGGCGGGTGCTCGAGTACTCCACCACCACGCCGATCTCCGCCGACAGGGCACGCGAGGTTGTCTCCGAGGTCGGCTACCCCGAGGCCACGGTGCAGGAGTCCGACGACGACAAGATCACCGTGCGCACGGGCCAGATCAGCGACGACGAGGCGATCAAGATCGAGACGGCGATCGGCGACGCCGCTGGCGGCGCCACCAAGGAGCGCGACGAGAAGATCGGTGCCTCACTCGGCACCGAACTGCGCGACAAGGCCCTGATCGCCCTGGGCATCGCGCTCCTCGTGCAGATGGTCTACCTGGCCTTCCGCTTCAAGTGGACCTTCGGCGTCGCGGCGGTGCTCGCGATGTTCCACGACGTGGTCATCGTCACCGGTGTCTTCGCCTGGCTGGGCAAGCCCATCGACGGCATCTTCCTGGCCGCCGCGCTGACCATCGTCGGACTGTCGGTCAACGACACCGTCGTCGTCTTCGACCGGGTGCGCGAGCGCTGGCAGGGCTCCCGCCCCGAGCAGACCTTCAACCGGCTCGCCAACAAGGCCGCCGTCGAGACGATGCCGCGCACGGTCAACACCGGCCTCGGCGCGATGTTCATCCTGGCCGCGCTCGCCGTGCTCGGCGGAGACTCGCTGCGCGACTTCGCCATCGCCCTGCTGCTCGGCCTGATCATCGGCACCTACTCCTCGGTGTTCACCGCGACCCCGCTGGTGACCTACTTCCAGGAGCGCTGGCCGATGTCGCGCGCGGCGAAGGTGCCGCGCACCAGCGAGCCCCGGGACTCCGGCGCCGTCATCTGA